Part of the Gemmatimonadota bacterium genome, ACAGTACCGTCTCACCTTCGAGCGTGCGCAGCTCTCCGGACAGCGCCGAGACACCGGTGAGCGTGCCCGTCTTGGCGCGCAGGTTCTCCGCGGCGGCGCCCCGGGTCATGCGACCCAGCTCTTCTTCACCTGAGCGCGGCAGCGAGTTCAACAGCGTAGGGCCGTAGGGTCCACTGCGCATGTAGGCGAGCGTGCGTACGAACGCGTCTGCGCTCACATGGTTCTCACGGGACAGTCCCGATCCGTCGACCACGCGGACCTCAGATGGGTCGGCGCCCACCGTTTCGACGAGGAAGCGCTCGACCACGCGCGCGCCGGCAGTGAACGAACCTTCGCCCTCCACCACCCGTCCCATGGTCTTGAGAATGAGCTCGGCGTAGAGGTTGTGGCTGGTCTTGTTCATCACCTGGATCAATTCCCACAGCGCTGGTGACCAGTGCTCCGCCACAATGCTCGGCGCGGCGTCGTCGTCCGCGAGGGGAGACCAGATCTGCCGACGGTTCACGGGTGATGCAGCCGGGGACTCTACAGCGGCACTCCCGCCCTCGACCCGGATCCCACGGGTTTCCAGCGCGTTCCGTAGCGCCCCGGCGGCGAACGTGGCAGGGTCGGAGACGGTCACCAGTCGCCACCGGTCGGGTCCACGGTTGCCGATCTCTCCGCTGACCAGGATGGGGCCCTGCCCGCGTTCGCGGCCCGCGTGCATGGCCCCCGAGCGACCCTCGACGGTGATGGCTCGGTTGACGATGTCCACCTGGGCGTCGCCGGGGATCGTCTCGACGCGGGGGCGGGCCGATGCCTCCGCGCCGCCGACCACGCGCAAGGTGACGACGTTCTCGTTGAAGGAGAGCGCCGTGGCCGGTGCCGCGAACCAATCGTCGAGGTCCGCCGTCTCCCAAGCGGGATGGGTTCCCGGTCCAGCGAAGAAGGTTCCGTCTCCCAGCACGCGCCCTCGAATCGCCTTCAGCCCCAGAGTGCCGATGACGGAGTCCGCGAGCGACTCCAGGATCGCCGTCCTCGATTCGGCGAAGCGCCAGGACAGCGCCGGGTCTCCCGTACCGAAGAGGACGAGATCTCCGTCGAGAACGCCATCGGTTACCGTGCCGTCCGCCAGAACGAAGGTGCGGTAGCGATACTCGGGGCCGAGGTAGTGCAACGCTGCCGCCGCCGTGAGCAGCTTCATGTTGGAGGCAGGGATCAGCGGCAGGTCCGCGTTGAGCGCGAACAACGTGTCTCCCCACTCCAGGGACACGGCCAGGATTCCCCAGGTGGCGCCGCGCCAGCCCGTGCGCTCCAACACGGAGGTCAGCTCCTCCTGCAACGCCGGATCGGCCGCCCCACCAGGTAGGCGCAGCGCGGCCGCCGTGGCGCCGGTCAGGCATAGGCCGAGCGCGAGCCGGGCCACGCGTCGAGCGCTTGCCTTGGTTCGGATTCGCATGCGGGTTTCCACGAGGGCTCTCTACACGGAGGCGTAACGCCGGGGTCCGGCCGGACGCCTCAGAGCGAGAGGCCTTCCAGTGGATCCTGTCCCGGAGCGGGCAGCAGCACTCCGGGGTTGAGGATCCCGTTCGGGTCGAAGGCGCGCTTGAGCGCCTGGAAGCGCTGTACGCGCTCGACCCCCCAGATGCGCTCCAGGAAGGGTGCGCGTACCCGACCGTCTCCGTGCTCTCCCGCCAGAGTGCCGCCCAGCTCCGCCACGAGCGCCGCGGTCCCCTCGAGCAGGCGTCGGACGCGCTCCTTCCAGTCGGGTCGGCGGACGTCGACGAGCGGGTTCACGTGCAGGTGCGCGTCGCCCGCGTGGCCGAAGAGCACCGCGTCGGTGGTTTCCTCGCGCAGAAGGGAGGACACGCCGTCGATATAGCGGGCGAGGGCGACCGGCGGGACCACCGAGTCCTCGATGAACTGCAGTGAGCGCAGGCCGCGCTCCGCCGCCGCAGCGATCGTCGGGCTGGCCCGGTGGCGAAGCTCCCAGAGCGCCTGGATCATCCCCTCCTCGCGTGCGACGAGGATCCGCGTGCCCCGGGCGCGTGATTCCGTTAGTAGGCGACCCAGGTCGGCGTCGACTCGGGCGGCACTCCCTTCGATCTCCAGAAGCAGCACGGCCTCCAGATCGCGCCCCAACGTCGAGAGCTCCGGGTCGTCGTCCAGGCGGATCATGCCCAGTAGACGCCGGCCCAGCATTTCGCAGGTGGCGCTGCCCGCCTCCCGTGCCCACGCGCACCAGCCGAGCAGGGCCTCGGCATCGGGGCATGCGACAGCCACCAGAGCCCGCTGCTCTGGAACGGGGTCGAGGCGCAGCGTG contains:
- the dacB gene encoding D-alanyl-D-alanine carboxypeptidase/D-alanyl-D-alanine-endopeptidase → MRIRTKASARRVARLALGLCLTGATAAALRLPGGAADPALQEELTSVLERTGWRGATWGILAVSLEWGDTLFALNADLPLIPASNMKLLTAAAALHYLGPEYRYRTFVLADGTVTDGVLDGDLVLFGTGDPALSWRFAESRTAILESLADSVIGTLGLKAIRGRVLGDGTFFAGPGTHPAWETADLDDWFAAPATALSFNENVVTLRVVGGAEASARPRVETIPGDAQVDIVNRAITVEGRSGAMHAGRERGQGPILVSGEIGNRGPDRWRLVTVSDPATFAAGALRNALETRGIRVEGGSAAVESPAASPVNRRQIWSPLADDDAAPSIVAEHWSPALWELIQVMNKTSHNLYAELILKTMGRVVEGEGSFTAGARVVERFLVETVGADPSEVRVVDGSGLSRENHVSADAFVRTLAYMRSGPYGPTLLNSLPRSGEEELGRMTRGAAAENLRAKTGTLTGVSALSGELRTLEGETVLFSILQNDVPSRRAAKRVEDALSERIASLRRAHQGGSIELRPRDRPANGAPQGND
- a CDS encoding FAD-binding oxidoreductase, translating into MARPVDRSDVATLLTWCNQEHVALVPRAAATGMPGGNVGPGVVLDLMGLDHIEAPDAETRTIRVGAGAVIGRVEGMARACGLRLPPLPSSAPWCTVGGLLANNGAGAHTFSSGAMRAWVESAELVLVDGRIEHWSTQGLPEGLPGASPDDLRPGDRWPAVRKNSSGYALDAYARSGRALDLVVGSEGTLAVITGATLRLDPVPEQRALVAVACPDAEALLGWCAWAREAGSATCEMLGRRLLGMIRLDDDPELSTLGRDLEAVLLLEIEGSAARVDADLGRLLTESRARGTRILVAREEGMIQALWELRHRASPTIAAAAERGLRSLQFIEDSVVPPVALARYIDGVSSLLREETTDAVLFGHAGDAHLHVNPLVDVRRPDWKERVRRLLEGTAALVAELGGTLAGEHGDGRVRAPFLERIWGVERVQRFQALKRAFDPNGILNPGVLLPAPGQDPLEGLSL